Proteins encoded by one window of Vanacampus margaritifer isolate UIUO_Vmar chromosome 17, RoL_Vmar_1.0, whole genome shotgun sequence:
- the psmg2 gene encoding proteasome assembly chaperone 2 — protein MFITSQTATPVFKDLTLVMPAVAVGNVGQLAVDLLISTFNLPRVGYLHTDCLIPMAGNNPYATGKDDAGELHTAAEVYAAPELKLAVLQIRAPVVKSKSRRFCQLLLSWIKASGFSRTLVLSSSHAYQRDDQQLRGTPLRYLVTPSLLKSSGDAFKELGWREMERVPLCPGRLDTGTEEQRLYVPGGGITKGLYADSCTEDVPLAVLLVFCSEGDNVPDAMALVSHLDDWLHLLDNPNREAKWKIPTSWNLLFGSGIPPAIF, from the exons ATGTTTATCACTTCACAGACCGCCACGCCTGTATTTAAGGATTTGACGCTTGTTATG CCAGCGGTGGCGGTGGGCAACGTGGGCCAACTGGCGGTGGACCTCCTCATATCCACCTTCAACCTGCCGAGGGTGGGCTACCTGCACACTGATTGCCTCATCCCCATGGCGGGCAATAACCCATACGCCACCGGCAAAGACGACGCGGGGGAGCTGCACACAGCCGCAGAAg TATACGCTGCGCCCGAGCTCAAGCTAGCGGTTCTTCAGATCCGGGCACCAGTTGTCAAG AGCAAATCCAGACGGTTCTGTCAGCTGTTGCTGTCCTGGATCAAGGCCAGCGGCTTCTCCCGGACCCTGGTGCTGTCCAGCAGCCACGCCTACCAGAGGGATGATCAGCAGCTACGAGG CACTCCGTTAAGGTACCTGGTCACGCCAAGCCTGCTGAAGAGTAGCGGTGATGCCTTCAAGGAGCTCGGCTGGAGGGAGATGGAGAGGGTACCTCTTTGCCCGGGACGCTTAGACACTGGCACGGAAGAGCAGAGACTCTACGTCCCGGGTGGAGGCATCACTAAAGGCCTCTACGCGGACAG TTGCACCGAGGACGTGCCGCTGGCGGTGCTGCTCGTCTTCTGCTCGGAGGGTGACAACGTACCGGACGCCATGGCGCTCGTCAGTCACCTGGACGACTGGCTCCACCTGCTGGACAACCCG AACCGAGAAGCCAAATGGAAGATCCCAACTTCCTGGAATCTGCTGTTTGGGAGCGGCATCCCTCCGGCCATCTTCTGA
- the LOC144037701 gene encoding uncharacterized protein LOC144037701 isoform X3: MFSSRSSSCECSCVIPETSCRSSSALAPRNMAGFLAMQPCERLAQIPQESSVPLLCRAARSAPAVQCFLQGHLPVNAAASSLTVQKQVAGPLLHCHQVEVDAGAEEHGGLPGSVSDWPGSPSVLVSFNMSKTFAVQQVDLTH, encoded by the exons ATGTTTTCTTCAAGGTCATCTTCCTGTGAATGTAGCTGCGTCATCCCAGAAACGAGTTGCAGGTCCTCTTCTGCACTG GCGCCGAGGAACATGGCGGGCTTCCTGGCGATGCAGCCATGTGAGCGATTGGCCCAAATCCCACAAGAGTCGTCGGTTCCCCTTCTGTGCAG GGCCGCACGATCTGCTCCCGCTGTTCAATGTTTTCTTCAAGGTCATCTTCCTGTGAATGCAGCTGCGTCATCACTGACAGTCCAGAAACAAGTCGCGGGTCCTCTTCTGCACTG CCATCAAGTTGAAGTTGATG CAGGCGCTGAGGAACATGGCGGGCTTCCTGGCAGTGTGAGCGATTGGCCCGGATCCCCTTCTGTGCTGGTGAGTTTCAACATGTCAAAAACGTTTGCTGTGCAACAAGTTGACTTGACTCACTGA
- the LOC144037701 gene encoding uncharacterized protein LOC144037701 isoform X2, which translates to MFSSRSSSCECSCVIPETSCRSSSALAPRNMAGFLAMQPCERLAQIPQESSVPLLCRAARSAPAVQCFLQGHLPVNAAASSLTVQKQVAGPLLHCHQVEVDGAEEHGGLPGSVSDWPGSPSVLGRTICSRWLATSPGDHKEAAIIQLFLFFFLSCVKK; encoded by the exons ATGTTTTCTTCAAGGTCATCTTCCTGTGAATGTAGCTGCGTCATCCCAGAAACGAGTTGCAGGTCCTCTTCTGCACTG GCGCCGAGGAACATGGCGGGCTTCCTGGCGATGCAGCCATGTGAGCGATTGGCCCAAATCCCACAAGAGTCGTCGGTTCCCCTTCTGTGCAG GGCCGCACGATCTGCTCCCGCTGTTCAATGTTTTCTTCAAGGTCATCTTCCTGTGAATGCAGCTGCGTCATCACTGACAGTCCAGAAACAAGTCGCGGGTCCTCTTCTGCACTG CCATCAAGTTGAAGTTGATG GCGCTGAGGAACATGGCGGGCTTCCTGGCAGTGTGAGCGATTGGCCCGGATCCCCTTCTGTGCTG GGCCGCACGATCTGCTCCCGCTGGCTTGCAACTTCACCTGGTGACCACAAGGAGGCAGCAATCatacaactttttctttttttttttttaagttgtgttaaaaaataa
- the LOC144037695 gene encoding putative 2-ketogluconate reductase isoform X3, with amino-acid sequence MDGDKPWAMISEVGEQGILEQATDILRQHFQIVQHQDFLNNPGVYGPKIQVLFSWFKLPATTPALLSSLPALKVIASGGAGYDHLDLPYIASLGLRVANTPGVVSDCTADMAMALLLASARNIVEGHQMMMDPKTTVLPQWLGSVEVSGSTLGIIGMGKIGYKIAQRAKGFDMKILYYNRNRRSVEEEQALGASYCKNMADLLGRSDFVVLAVCLTPETTGLIGARELALMKPTATLVNISRGPVVNQDALVEALQARAIRAAALDVTYPEPLPRDHPLLRLPNVLITPHFGTSTIATIRRMVQKMVDNALAAVKGESMPDELKC; translated from the exons ATGGACGGCGACAAACCATGGGCTATGATCTCCGAGGTGGGTGAACAAGGAATCCTGGAGCAGGCCACAGACATATTGAGGCAGCACTTCCAGATCGTGCAACACCAGGACTTCCTGAACAACCCGGGAGTGTACGGCCCCAAAATTCAGGTGCTGTTTAGTTGGTTTAAACTCCCGGCGACCACGCCGGCGCTGCTCAGCTCGCTCCCTGCGCTCAAGGTGATCGCCAGCGGAGGGGCGGGATACGACCACCTGGACCTGCCCTACATTGCTAGCTTGGGGCTGAGGGTGGCCAACACGCCTGGGGTGGTCAGCGATTGCACGGCAGATATGGCCATGGCGCTCCTCCTCGCGTCGGCACGCAACATCGTTGAAG GTCACCAAATGATGATGGACCCTAAGACCACCGTCTTGCCACAGTGGCTGGGGAGTGTTGAGGTCTCGGGTTCCACTTTAGGGATCATCGGAATGGGAAAGATCGGCTACAAAATCGCTCAGCGGGCCAAAGGATTTGATATGAAGATTTTGTATTATAACAGAAACAGAAG GAGTGTGGAGGAGGAGCAGGCGTTGGGGGCCAGCTACTGCAAGAACATGGCCGACCTGCTGGGCCGCTCCGACTTTGTGGTGCTGGCCGTGTGCCTGACGCCCGAGACCACCGGCCTCATCGGCGCCAGGGAGCTGGCCCTAATGAAGCCCACCGCCACGCTGGTCAACATCAGCAGAG GGCCAGTGGTGAACCAGGATGCGTTGGTTGAGGCTTTGCAAGCCAGGGCCATCCGAGCCGCTGCCTTGGATGTGACTTATCCTGAACCTCTACCAAG GGATCATCCTCTCCTCCGCCTTCCCAACGTACTCATCACCCCTCACTTTGGCACCAGTACCATCGCCACCATCAGAAGGATGGTGCAGAAGATGGTCGACAACGCCCTGGCTGCCGTGAAAGGAGAATCCATGCCCGATGAATTGAAATGCTGA
- the LOC144037695 gene encoding putative 2-ketogluconate reductase isoform X1: protein MRSVFVQSSRELWRLVKVRRTFQVKSRHQHHKAMDGDKPWAMISEVGEQGILEQATDILRQHFQIVQHQDFLNNPGVYGPKIQVLFSWFKLPATTPALLSSLPALKVIASGGAGYDHLDLPYIASLGLRVANTPGVVSDCTADMAMALLLASARNIVEGHQMMMDPKTTVLPQWLGSVEVSGSTLGIIGMGKIGYKIAQRAKGFDMKILYYNRNRRSVEEEQALGASYCKNMADLLGRSDFVVLAVCLTPETTGLIGARELALMKPTATLVNISRGPVVNQDALVEALQARAIRAAALDVTYPEPLPRDHPLLRLPNVLITPHFGTSTIATIRRMVQKMVDNALAAVKGESMPDELKC from the exons ATGCGGAGTGTCTTTGTCCAAAGTTCCAGGGAACTGTGGAGACTTGTGAAGGTGAGGAGGACTTTTCAAGTAAAGAGCAGGCATCAACATCACAAG GCGATGGACGGCGACAAACCATGGGCTATGATCTCCGAGGTGGGTGAACAAGGAATCCTGGAGCAGGCCACAGACATATTGAGGCAGCACTTCCAGATCGTGCAACACCAGGACTTCCTGAACAACCCGGGAGTGTACGGCCCCAAAATTCAGGTGCTGTTTAGTTGGTTTAAACTCCCGGCGACCACGCCGGCGCTGCTCAGCTCGCTCCCTGCGCTCAAGGTGATCGCCAGCGGAGGGGCGGGATACGACCACCTGGACCTGCCCTACATTGCTAGCTTGGGGCTGAGGGTGGCCAACACGCCTGGGGTGGTCAGCGATTGCACGGCAGATATGGCCATGGCGCTCCTCCTCGCGTCGGCACGCAACATCGTTGAAG GTCACCAAATGATGATGGACCCTAAGACCACCGTCTTGCCACAGTGGCTGGGGAGTGTTGAGGTCTCGGGTTCCACTTTAGGGATCATCGGAATGGGAAAGATCGGCTACAAAATCGCTCAGCGGGCCAAAGGATTTGATATGAAGATTTTGTATTATAACAGAAACAGAAG GAGTGTGGAGGAGGAGCAGGCGTTGGGGGCCAGCTACTGCAAGAACATGGCCGACCTGCTGGGCCGCTCCGACTTTGTGGTGCTGGCCGTGTGCCTGACGCCCGAGACCACCGGCCTCATCGGCGCCAGGGAGCTGGCCCTAATGAAGCCCACCGCCACGCTGGTCAACATCAGCAGAG GGCCAGTGGTGAACCAGGATGCGTTGGTTGAGGCTTTGCAAGCCAGGGCCATCCGAGCCGCTGCCTTGGATGTGACTTATCCTGAACCTCTACCAAG GGATCATCCTCTCCTCCGCCTTCCCAACGTACTCATCACCCCTCACTTTGGCACCAGTACCATCGCCACCATCAGAAGGATGGTGCAGAAGATGGTCGACAACGCCCTGGCTGCCGTGAAAGGAGAATCCATGCCCGATGAATTGAAATGCTGA
- the LOC144037695 gene encoding putative 2-ketogluconate reductase isoform X2 translates to MRSVFVQSSRELWRLVKVRRTFQVKSRHQHHKAMDGDKPWAMISEVGEQGILEQATDILRQHFQIVQHQDFLNNPGVYGPKIQVIASGGAGYDHLDLPYIASLGLRVANTPGVVSDCTADMAMALLLASARNIVEGHQMMMDPKTTVLPQWLGSVEVSGSTLGIIGMGKIGYKIAQRAKGFDMKILYYNRNRRSVEEEQALGASYCKNMADLLGRSDFVVLAVCLTPETTGLIGARELALMKPTATLVNISRGPVVNQDALVEALQARAIRAAALDVTYPEPLPRDHPLLRLPNVLITPHFGTSTIATIRRMVQKMVDNALAAVKGESMPDELKC, encoded by the exons ATGCGGAGTGTCTTTGTCCAAAGTTCCAGGGAACTGTGGAGACTTGTGAAGGTGAGGAGGACTTTTCAAGTAAAGAGCAGGCATCAACATCACAAG GCGATGGACGGCGACAAACCATGGGCTATGATCTCCGAGGTGGGTGAACAAGGAATCCTGGAGCAGGCCACAGACATATTGAGGCAGCACTTCCAGATCGTGCAACACCAGGACTTCCTGAACAACCCGGGAGTGTACGGCCCCAAAATTCAG GTGATCGCCAGCGGAGGGGCGGGATACGACCACCTGGACCTGCCCTACATTGCTAGCTTGGGGCTGAGGGTGGCCAACACGCCTGGGGTGGTCAGCGATTGCACGGCAGATATGGCCATGGCGCTCCTCCTCGCGTCGGCACGCAACATCGTTGAAG GTCACCAAATGATGATGGACCCTAAGACCACCGTCTTGCCACAGTGGCTGGGGAGTGTTGAGGTCTCGGGTTCCACTTTAGGGATCATCGGAATGGGAAAGATCGGCTACAAAATCGCTCAGCGGGCCAAAGGATTTGATATGAAGATTTTGTATTATAACAGAAACAGAAG GAGTGTGGAGGAGGAGCAGGCGTTGGGGGCCAGCTACTGCAAGAACATGGCCGACCTGCTGGGCCGCTCCGACTTTGTGGTGCTGGCCGTGTGCCTGACGCCCGAGACCACCGGCCTCATCGGCGCCAGGGAGCTGGCCCTAATGAAGCCCACCGCCACGCTGGTCAACATCAGCAGAG GGCCAGTGGTGAACCAGGATGCGTTGGTTGAGGCTTTGCAAGCCAGGGCCATCCGAGCCGCTGCCTTGGATGTGACTTATCCTGAACCTCTACCAAG GGATCATCCTCTCCTCCGCCTTCCCAACGTACTCATCACCCCTCACTTTGGCACCAGTACCATCGCCACCATCAGAAGGATGGTGCAGAAGATGGTCGACAACGCCCTGGCTGCCGTGAAAGGAGAATCCATGCCCGATGAATTGAAATGCTGA
- the LOC144037701 gene encoding uncharacterized protein LOC144037701 isoform X4 — protein sequence MAGFLAMQPCERLAQIPQESSVPLLCRAARSAPAVQCFLQGHLPVNAAASSLTVQKQVAGPLLHCHQVEVDAGAEEHGGLPGSVSDWPGSPSVLGRTICSRWLATSPGDHKEAAIIQLFLFFFLSCVKK from the exons ATGGCGGGCTTCCTGGCGATGCAGCCATGTGAGCGATTGGCCCAAATCCCACAAGAGTCGTCGGTTCCCCTTCTGTGCAG GGCCGCACGATCTGCTCCCGCTGTTCAATGTTTTCTTCAAGGTCATCTTCCTGTGAATGCAGCTGCGTCATCACTGACAGTCCAGAAACAAGTCGCGGGTCCTCTTCTGCACTG CCATCAAGTTGAAGTTGATG CAGGCGCTGAGGAACATGGCGGGCTTCCTGGCAGTGTGAGCGATTGGCCCGGATCCCCTTCTGTGCTG GGCCGCACGATCTGCTCCCGCTGGCTTGCAACTTCACCTGGTGACCACAAGGAGGCAGCAATCatacaactttttctttttttttttttaagttgtgttaaaaaataa
- the LOC144037701 gene encoding uncharacterized protein LOC144037701 isoform X1: MFSSRSSSCECSCVIPETSCRSSSALAPRNMAGFLAMQPCERLAQIPQESSVPLLCRAARSAPAVQCFLQGHLPVNAAASSLTVQKQVAGPLLHCHQVEVDAGAEEHGGLPGSVSDWPGSPSVLGRTICSRWLATSPGDHKEAAIIQLFLFFFLSCVKK; the protein is encoded by the exons ATGTTTTCTTCAAGGTCATCTTCCTGTGAATGTAGCTGCGTCATCCCAGAAACGAGTTGCAGGTCCTCTTCTGCACTG GCGCCGAGGAACATGGCGGGCTTCCTGGCGATGCAGCCATGTGAGCGATTGGCCCAAATCCCACAAGAGTCGTCGGTTCCCCTTCTGTGCAG GGCCGCACGATCTGCTCCCGCTGTTCAATGTTTTCTTCAAGGTCATCTTCCTGTGAATGCAGCTGCGTCATCACTGACAGTCCAGAAACAAGTCGCGGGTCCTCTTCTGCACTG CCATCAAGTTGAAGTTGATG CAGGCGCTGAGGAACATGGCGGGCTTCCTGGCAGTGTGAGCGATTGGCCCGGATCCCCTTCTGTGCTG GGCCGCACGATCTGCTCCCGCTGGCTTGCAACTTCACCTGGTGACCACAAGGAGGCAGCAATCatacaactttttctttttttttttttaagttgtgttaaaaaataa